From Synechococcus sp. A10-1-5-1, a single genomic window includes:
- the crtD gene encoding C-3',4' desaturase CrtD, which translates to MGKSCDVAVVGGGIAGLTAAALLAAEGLQVELLEAHSQTGGCAGTFRRGPYVFDVGATQVAGFEPGGIHQRLMAHFGVPLPKATPLNPGCSVQLSAAEDPVRLWRDPERWRLERQRQFPGSERFWSLCALLHSSNWAFAAKDPVLPPRTLWDLRQLLGAVGAGTLASGLFTTATVADLLVLSGCGGNARLRRFLDLQLRLYSQEPADRTAALYGATVLAMAQDPLGLWHLHGSMQQLCLALEQVLEANGGSLRLRHRVSQLRPGASGWQLHGEGPGQKPFALEAADVVCTLPPQVLPQLLGEALPAAYGRRIASFPDPSGALVLYAAVDRDRLPPDLGLHAQLDWQDPGSVFLSFSAEGDGRAPAGQATLIASVFTPAKPWFGLPEPEYQRQKQQAMAGIQAALEAFFGLKPEDYRHAELATPRGFAGWTGRPFGFVGGLGQHPSRFGPFGLASRSPLSGLWLCGDAIYPGEGTAGVSLSALMACRQLLQSQGRSLDLKA; encoded by the coding sequence ATGGGCAAATCCTGTGATGTCGCAGTGGTCGGGGGGGGCATCGCGGGCCTGACCGCCGCCGCTCTGCTGGCTGCCGAGGGCCTCCAGGTGGAGTTGCTGGAAGCCCACAGTCAGACGGGCGGCTGTGCAGGCACCTTTCGCCGCGGTCCCTATGTCTTTGATGTGGGCGCGACCCAGGTGGCGGGCTTTGAGCCGGGGGGCATCCATCAGCGCCTGATGGCCCATTTCGGGGTCCCGCTCCCCAAGGCCACACCCCTGAATCCCGGCTGCAGCGTCCAGCTCAGCGCCGCTGAAGACCCGGTTCGGCTCTGGCGGGATCCTGAGCGTTGGCGTCTGGAGCGCCAACGCCAGTTTCCTGGAAGCGAACGCTTTTGGTCCCTCTGCGCCTTGCTGCACAGCAGCAATTGGGCCTTCGCGGCCAAAGATCCGGTGCTGCCGCCTCGGACCCTCTGGGATCTGCGCCAGCTGCTGGGTGCTGTGGGGGCCGGCACCCTGGCCAGCGGACTTTTCACGACCGCCACGGTGGCGGACCTTTTGGTCCTCAGCGGTTGCGGGGGGAATGCGCGCCTGCGCCGCTTCCTCGATCTCCAGCTACGCCTCTATTCCCAAGAGCCTGCTGATCGCACGGCGGCTCTCTACGGGGCCACGGTGTTGGCGATGGCCCAGGACCCGCTGGGGCTTTGGCATCTCCACGGTTCGATGCAGCAGCTCTGCTTGGCGCTTGAGCAGGTGCTGGAGGCCAACGGGGGGAGCCTGCGCTTACGCCACCGCGTCAGCCAGCTGCGCCCTGGTGCCAGCGGCTGGCAGCTTCACGGCGAGGGGCCTGGTCAGAAGCCCTTTGCACTCGAGGCGGCCGATGTGGTGTGCACGCTGCCGCCCCAAGTGCTGCCCCAGTTGTTGGGGGAGGCCCTGCCTGCGGCCTACGGCCGGCGCATTGCCAGCTTCCCGGATCCCTCTGGGGCCTTGGTGCTTTATGCCGCGGTGGATCGCGATCGGCTGCCGCCAGATCTTGGTCTGCATGCCCAGCTGGATTGGCAGGACCCTGGCAGTGTTTTTCTCTCCTTCAGCGCCGAGGGCGATGGACGGGCCCCGGCGGGCCAGGCGACCTTGATCGCCAGCGTCTTCACTCCCGCCAAGCCCTGGTTTGGCTTGCCTGAGCCGGAGTATCAGCGCCAGAAGCAGCAGGCGATGGCGGGAATTCAGGCGGCGCTTGAGGCTTTCTTCGGCCTGAAGCCCGAGGACTATCGCCACGCTGAGCTGGCCACACCGCGGGGCTTTGCCGGCTGGACTGGCCGCCCCTTTGGCTTTGTCGGTGGCTTGGGGCAGCACCCCAGTCGTTTTGGCCCCTTCGGTCTGGCCAGCCGCAGTCCCCTGAGCGGACTGTGGCTTTGTGGGGATGCGATCTATCCCGGTGAGGGCACTGCAGGGGTGAGCCTCTCGGCCTTGATGGCTTGCCGGCAGCTGCTGCAGAGCCAGGGGCGCTCTTTGGATCTCAAGGCCTAG